The following are encoded in a window of Neomicrococcus lactis genomic DNA:
- a CDS encoding class I SAM-dependent methyltransferase: MTDYDPRIIDLYDEDNPDGPDHDYYRSLASLHRAQRILDLGCGTGILTVSFADGRDVVGVDPSPTMISYARQRSGADHVTWVEGYSSDVAEGPFDLIVMTGNVAQHIPDPQWERTLKDLRRLASDGGVLAFESRNPSIRAWEIWAAEEPTTRNTMFGEITEWCVADELDHGQVLLRSFNRFESTKEVVEEDLLLTFRDDDLLMKQLVSASFEVSAIWGDWDRTVFDGSQGVMVFEARAV; encoded by the coding sequence TTGACTGACTATGATCCGCGGATCATTGATCTTTACGACGAGGACAATCCAGATGGCCCGGACCACGATTACTACCGGTCTCTTGCCTCTCTGCATAGGGCGCAACGCATCCTCGACCTCGGCTGCGGTACGGGCATACTCACCGTGTCATTTGCGGACGGGCGGGACGTCGTTGGAGTTGATCCGTCGCCGACGATGATCTCGTATGCGCGTCAGCGCTCGGGGGCAGACCATGTCACATGGGTCGAGGGCTACTCGAGCGACGTGGCCGAGGGCCCGTTTGACCTGATCGTGATGACAGGGAACGTCGCACAGCACATCCCGGATCCACAGTGGGAGAGAACCCTGAAGGATCTGCGGCGACTGGCTTCGGACGGAGGCGTCCTTGCCTTCGAGAGTCGCAATCCGTCCATCCGGGCTTGGGAGATCTGGGCGGCAGAGGAACCGACGACCCGAAACACAATGTTCGGTGAGATCACCGAGTGGTGTGTGGCCGACGAACTCGATCACGGACAGGTTCTGCTTCGATCTTTCAACAGATTCGAGTCGACGAAGGAGGTTGTCGAGGAGGATCTGCTTCTGACCTTCCGCGATGACGACCTGCTCATGAAGCAGCTCGTATCGGCTAGCTTCGAGGTCTCGGCGATATGGGGCGACTGGGACCGGACCGTGTTCGACGGCAGCCAGGGTGTCATGGTCTTCGAAGCGCGGGCGGTCTGA
- a CDS encoding GNAT family N-acetyltransferase: MPEVAIEIVAHEELTSSDLEELRRLFDAEYLGDFGEWDPDKPCGYVPHALHVIARRGGEIVGHVGWARRTIAVGGAEIEIGGVGGVLISDAVRGERVGSRLMSAVAESMRGANGVAFGYLGCREEVVSFYASCGWTRISAEERSIDTSGRPREDPPGQPLLILPVEGEIADWSVGAVDLRGRAW, from the coding sequence ATGCCAGAAGTCGCGATCGAGATCGTTGCGCACGAGGAACTGACGTCCAGTGACCTCGAGGAGTTGCGTCGGCTCTTCGATGCCGAGTACCTGGGTGACTTCGGTGAGTGGGACCCCGATAAGCCGTGCGGGTATGTGCCTCACGCCCTTCATGTCATCGCGCGGAGAGGCGGGGAGATCGTCGGTCATGTTGGCTGGGCGAGGCGGACGATAGCCGTCGGCGGTGCTGAGATCGAGATCGGCGGTGTCGGGGGAGTGCTGATCTCTGATGCTGTGAGGGGTGAGCGCGTCGGGAGTCGGCTCATGAGCGCTGTTGCGGAGTCGATGAGGGGAGCCAACGGCGTCGCATTTGGGTATCTCGGCTGTCGCGAAGAGGTGGTCTCGTTCTACGCCTCGTGCGGCTGGACTCGGATCTCTGCTGAGGAGCGTTCGATCGATACGTCTGGCCGACCTCGCGAAGACCCGCCCGGCCAGCCGTTGCTGATCCTGCCGGTTGAGGGTGAGATCGCCGATTGGTCGGTGGGTGCGGTCGACCTGCGGGGTCGGGCCTGGTGA
- a CDS encoding mycothiol transferase, whose translation MNTHDIFADFIQRPIDAAHNLPELSADQLNAHPAEHPNSIAWLLWHSGREVDVQLAHLSGKAQVWESYRNLFDLGELGETVGYGHTAEQSQQIQVSDQKLLVNYLEASLTALGDYVSRLLETELDEVIDARWNPPVTRGVRIVSIIDDAIQHVGQAAYAAGALTATD comes from the coding sequence ATGAACACCCATGACATATTTGCGGACTTTATTCAGCGTCCCATCGACGCCGCTCACAACCTTCCGGAGCTCAGCGCAGATCAGCTAAACGCGCATCCAGCGGAGCATCCCAATTCGATTGCTTGGTTGCTGTGGCACAGCGGGCGCGAAGTCGATGTTCAGCTGGCACATCTTTCTGGCAAGGCTCAAGTGTGGGAGTCCTACCGGAATCTATTTGACCTAGGCGAGTTGGGTGAAACGGTTGGTTACGGCCACACTGCCGAGCAGTCGCAACAGATTCAGGTTTCGGATCAAAAACTTCTCGTCAACTACCTCGAAGCGTCATTGACAGCGCTGGGCGACTATGTAAGCCGACTCTTGGAAACGGAGCTCGATGAGGTAATTGACGCTCGTTGGAACCCTCCGGTCACGCGTGGGGTACGTATCGTGTCAATCATTGACGACGCAATCCAGCATGTTGGGCAAGCGGCTTACGCCGCCGGTGCGCTGACAGCCACTGACTAA
- a CDS encoding Abi family protein, whose product MTTPNSTYAKPFLTVPEQIRRLRGRGMDCGDNAYAAEVLQRYGYYRLSGYWHLYRDRPAPPAPRFDEEHREIRLDTFVPGTGLAHVVSLYEFDHELRMRLGDVLSSVETAFRFFIGHRLGRIDAFAHRHPWALGATRQEDPGAPPEPTAAYREWLEEYDRHEQRARGDFVVHFRQQYGPHLPIWVATEVMSFGVLSSLYDLMLQPDQEILAARFQVRTADGHGDRGALGNWLNNLRNVRNICAHYGRVWNRAFDVLIDAPGQARKDADDLLASLAEEGTNNRLYGVLLVLRHLLLSIAPEKGDVVDLADFVEEKSRTVGFGMEQLGFPDSWRSSPIWDRAFALDRSPMMAASLLDRAECMTAAETRASLTGAEVIDAERTRTPAQAARAKKAAQRSLLRTYLKHNVVIEVELGGTKFYPAFQFRDGKIIDALAEINQALARSCGGLDPTDVARALLDWWQTPHPDLPHGVDGSDRSPLELLSSATEEEFAAAIDEADAIRSFVVPHDLDRGNACE is encoded by the coding sequence GTGACGACCCCGAACAGCACCTACGCCAAGCCGTTTCTCACGGTCCCCGAGCAGATCCGCCGGCTGCGCGGGCGCGGCATGGACTGCGGAGACAACGCCTACGCGGCCGAGGTCCTGCAGCGATACGGCTACTACCGGCTCTCGGGTTACTGGCACCTCTACCGCGACCGGCCCGCTCCTCCTGCGCCCCGGTTCGACGAAGAGCACCGCGAGATCCGCCTGGACACGTTCGTGCCCGGGACCGGCCTCGCGCACGTGGTCTCGCTGTACGAGTTCGACCACGAGCTGCGCATGCGCCTCGGCGACGTCCTCAGTTCCGTCGAGACGGCCTTCCGGTTCTTCATTGGCCACCGGCTCGGCAGGATCGACGCGTTCGCGCACAGGCACCCCTGGGCGCTCGGCGCGACGAGGCAGGAAGATCCCGGCGCGCCGCCCGAGCCGACCGCCGCCTACCGCGAGTGGCTCGAGGAGTACGACCGGCACGAGCAGCGCGCCCGGGGCGACTTCGTCGTACATTTCCGCCAGCAGTACGGTCCGCACCTGCCCATCTGGGTCGCGACAGAAGTGATGTCCTTCGGAGTGCTGAGCAGCCTCTACGACCTGATGCTGCAGCCCGACCAGGAGATCCTCGCGGCACGGTTCCAGGTCCGCACCGCCGACGGCCACGGAGATCGCGGCGCTCTCGGGAACTGGCTCAACAACCTCAGGAACGTGCGGAACATCTGCGCCCACTACGGCCGTGTGTGGAACCGCGCGTTCGATGTGCTCATCGACGCGCCGGGGCAGGCTCGAAAGGACGCCGACGACCTGCTCGCGTCGCTCGCGGAAGAAGGGACGAACAACAGGCTCTACGGAGTGCTGCTCGTATTGCGCCACCTCCTGCTGAGCATCGCGCCGGAGAAGGGCGACGTCGTGGACCTGGCCGACTTCGTCGAAGAGAAGTCCCGCACCGTCGGCTTCGGCATGGAGCAGCTCGGATTCCCTGACAGTTGGAGGAGCAGCCCGATCTGGGATCGGGCCTTCGCGCTCGACCGCTCACCGATGATGGCCGCGAGCCTGCTCGACCGAGCCGAGTGCATGACCGCCGCCGAGACCCGCGCATCGCTGACGGGGGCGGAAGTGATCGACGCGGAGCGGACACGTACCCCGGCGCAGGCGGCGCGCGCGAAGAAGGCCGCCCAGCGCAGCCTGCTGCGGACCTACCTCAAGCACAACGTCGTGATCGAGGTCGAGCTCGGAGGGACGAAGTTCTATCCGGCCTTCCAGTTCCGCGACGGGAAGATCATCGACGCGCTTGCCGAGATCAACCAGGCGCTCGCCCGGTCCTGCGGAGGCTTGGATCCGACCGACGTCGCCAGGGCGCTACTGGACTGGTGGCAGACGCCGCACCCGGACCTGCCCCATGGCGTGGACGGCTCGGACCGATCGCCCCTCGAGCTGCTGAGCTCGGCCACCGAGGAGGAGTTCGCCGCGGCGATCGACGAGGCGGACGCCATACGCAGCTTCGTCGTGCCGCACGACCTTGACCGGGGCAATGCGTGCGAGTAA
- a CDS encoding alpha/beta fold hydrolase — protein sequence MDRTVLRPDGVWIAVTDLGGDGPTVVLLHGLAGSSRELLPTAHALPGYRVLLVDQRGHGASTRLPEDLSRDAFVGDVVAVIEELVAGRRATLVGQSMGAHTAFLVAAARPDLVEGLVMLEGHVAGNGDPGVAAGLGSYFESWPVPFEDEAAARGFLGDDAIVNAWVADLLQTDDGLVPRFDASVMQRTIEAVHEPRWQEWEVLQVPTLAVFAKHGMFSDADKDELVRRRPETERVDLADGSHDAHLDAFDEWTDVLHHWLSRDQTGPLRPSGR from the coding sequence ATGGACCGCACAGTGCTGCGCCCCGACGGCGTCTGGATCGCGGTCACCGACCTCGGTGGCGATGGCCCCACCGTCGTACTGTTGCACGGCCTCGCGGGGAGTTCACGCGAACTGTTGCCCACGGCGCATGCGCTACCGGGCTATCGTGTGCTGCTCGTAGACCAGCGGGGGCACGGCGCGAGCACGCGGCTTCCCGAAGATCTGTCGCGCGATGCCTTCGTCGGAGACGTCGTCGCAGTGATTGAGGAACTCGTCGCTGGGCGGCGGGCGACGCTTGTCGGGCAGTCGATGGGAGCCCACACCGCGTTCCTTGTCGCGGCGGCGAGGCCAGACCTGGTCGAGGGGCTCGTGATGCTGGAAGGGCACGTGGCGGGCAACGGTGATCCGGGAGTAGCTGCCGGACTCGGCAGCTACTTCGAGTCCTGGCCGGTGCCGTTCGAAGACGAAGCTGCCGCGCGGGGGTTCCTCGGTGATGACGCGATCGTCAATGCCTGGGTGGCCGACCTTCTTCAGACCGATGATGGCCTGGTGCCGCGCTTCGATGCCTCGGTCATGCAGCGCACGATCGAGGCCGTCCATGAGCCGCGCTGGCAGGAGTGGGAGGTTCTGCAGGTTCCGACGCTCGCGGTCTTCGCAAAGCATGGGATGTTCAGCGATGCCGATAAGGACGAACTGGTCCGGCGCAGGCCCGAAACGGAGAGAGTAGATCTGGCCGACGGCAGCCATGACGCCCACCTTGACGCCTTCGACGAGTGGACCGATGTGCTCCATCACTGGCTGTCCCGCGATCAGACCGGGCCGTTGCGACCCAGCGGCCGCTGA
- a CDS encoding alpha/beta hydrolase — translation MVQLHGLTSSRSRDRVLDLDLGRGLSGTRLLRYDARGHGHSTGQPNPDDYRWTNLAEDLLRLLDWWFPNEQVHGVGPSMGTGTLLHAAVREPERFSGFTLLLPPTAWETRSERAIDYNRSAEFIEKHGFDRFVAMSQNAPQPPASVGHLDTVPHINEELLPSVYRGAALSDLPRPEDIAALSQPTTILAWIGDPGHPVSTAEALASLMPNSTLQIASTPEDVRSWPSILADDVAQFS, via the coding sequence GTGGTCCAATTACACGGCCTCACGTCCAGCCGATCCCGCGATCGAGTGCTGGATCTCGACTTGGGACGGGGACTTTCCGGTACGCGCTTGCTTCGCTACGACGCCCGCGGCCACGGGCACTCGACTGGTCAGCCGAACCCAGACGACTACCGTTGGACCAATTTAGCCGAAGATCTCTTGCGGCTACTCGATTGGTGGTTCCCAAACGAGCAAGTCCACGGGGTTGGGCCGTCGATGGGAACTGGCACCTTGTTGCATGCGGCCGTGAGAGAGCCGGAGCGATTTAGCGGATTTACGTTGTTGCTACCGCCGACCGCTTGGGAGACTCGCTCCGAGAGAGCGATCGATTACAACCGCTCGGCGGAATTCATTGAGAAGCATGGCTTCGATCGCTTTGTAGCGATGAGCCAGAACGCGCCACAACCACCGGCATCCGTGGGCCACCTGGACACTGTTCCGCACATCAACGAAGAGCTTCTTCCATCGGTGTACCGCGGCGCTGCGTTGAGCGATCTACCTCGACCCGAAGACATCGCGGCGCTCAGCCAACCGACGACTATCCTGGCGTGGATCGGGGATCCGGGCCATCCGGTGTCAACGGCTGAGGCGCTTGCATCACTCATGCCGAATTCGACGCTGCAAATCGCATCGACGCCCGAGGATGTCCGGAGCTGGCCGAGTATTTTGGCCGATGATGTTGCTCAGTTTTCATGA
- a CDS encoding HigA family addiction module antitoxin, translating to MSNSSTTTEADRIETIHPGEILMEDFIEGFGITQNKLAVSIGVPPRRINEIVHGKRGITEDTAIRLARYFCTSEEFWMNLQSNHELRLERRGLRDMVAAITPLHLT from the coding sequence ATGTCGAACTCGTCGACTACCACTGAGGCAGATCGGATCGAGACGATCCACCCGGGAGAGATCCTGATGGAGGACTTCATCGAGGGTTTCGGGATCACGCAAAACAAGCTTGCGGTGTCGATCGGTGTGCCCCCGCGCCGGATCAATGAGATCGTGCACGGCAAGCGCGGGATCACTGAGGACACAGCTATCCGGCTCGCGCGCTACTTCTGCACGTCCGAGGAGTTTTGGATGAACTTACAGTCGAACCATGAGCTGCGGCTCGAGCGTCGAGGCCTGCGCGACATGGTCGCGGCGATTACGCCACTGCACTTGACGTGA
- a CDS encoding condensation domain-containing protein, producing MRLTHISYLSLPFGPLLSYEFEAATLGNPLPISFDQERHVSLGERPGSWMALVFRLPAPMSRQHLAKAWETVVAAHGTLRTVFTQSESGTLQLHEASLGNGNWTEHMISAGESMNAALQSVLDQGCRSFSLPAHRLCVVETADGPTLVVAADHAHVDMWSMLVIARDFLEALAEINEGNEPEIEAAPAFAEHTKSLSERPSAPEEIHSRWQEVIEAGGGAMPRFPLPLGEPTIQPERVVVRDVLSREGLEKFSARAKQHGVSALALTISAMTSTTRELAGTALRAVFPVHSRYEDRWHDSVGWFITNSVLESEDPDPAACAKAVKESLRLGSHPLAEIMKPWGGMPEVPGMFAVSWLDMRRLPVSVDTKGIDAQYISAAIQTDGVMVWFITDNAGIHLRCRFPDTFEARRNVGAWLDDLVARMRREAEAEPSS from the coding sequence ATGCGCCTCACGCACATCTCCTATCTGAGCTTGCCGTTCGGACCGCTGCTCAGCTACGAGTTTGAGGCAGCAACCCTCGGCAATCCCCTCCCGATTTCCTTCGATCAAGAGCGACACGTAAGCCTAGGAGAACGGCCGGGGTCATGGATGGCGCTTGTTTTTAGACTCCCAGCCCCCATGAGCAGGCAGCACTTGGCGAAGGCATGGGAGACCGTCGTAGCCGCCCACGGAACGTTGCGCACTGTCTTCACCCAGAGTGAGAGCGGCACTTTGCAGTTGCACGAAGCAAGTCTCGGAAACGGCAACTGGACGGAGCATATGATCTCCGCGGGCGAATCCATGAACGCCGCTCTTCAATCGGTATTGGATCAAGGGTGTCGATCATTTTCACTCCCGGCGCACCGTTTGTGCGTGGTTGAAACCGCGGACGGCCCCACGTTGGTTGTGGCTGCGGATCACGCACATGTGGACATGTGGTCCATGCTGGTTATCGCGAGGGATTTTCTTGAAGCCTTAGCGGAGATCAACGAAGGCAACGAACCAGAAATAGAGGCAGCTCCAGCATTTGCCGAGCACACGAAATCCTTGAGCGAACGCCCTTCCGCACCTGAGGAAATTCATAGCCGGTGGCAGGAAGTCATTGAAGCAGGCGGCGGAGCGATGCCTCGTTTCCCATTGCCGCTGGGGGAGCCCACCATCCAGCCGGAGCGTGTGGTGGTTCGCGACGTGCTCAGCCGAGAAGGGCTAGAAAAGTTCTCGGCGCGGGCCAAGCAACACGGCGTTTCAGCCCTTGCGCTGACCATCTCGGCCATGACCAGCACTACTCGTGAGCTCGCGGGAACCGCACTCCGAGCTGTGTTCCCCGTGCACAGCCGGTATGAAGACCGGTGGCATGACTCTGTGGGGTGGTTCATCACTAATTCGGTCCTCGAATCTGAGGATCCAGACCCCGCAGCTTGCGCGAAAGCCGTCAAAGAATCGCTGCGACTCGGCTCTCATCCGCTTGCCGAAATCATGAAACCTTGGGGCGGAATGCCCGAAGTTCCGGGAATGTTCGCAGTCTCGTGGCTTGATATGCGCAGACTCCCGGTATCTGTGGATACGAAGGGTATCGACGCGCAATACATCAGTGCTGCAATTCAAACCGACGGCGTGATGGTCTGGTTCATTACGGACAATGCCGGTATCCACTTGCGTTGCAGATTCCCTGACACGTTCGAGGCCAGGCGTAATGTCGGCGCATGGCTTGATGATTTGGTCGCGCGAATGCGCAGAGAAGCTGAAGCAGAGCCGTCGTCGTAA
- a CDS encoding DUF3090 domain-containing protein, with product MPTLVHDFDWPDRFVVGTIGVPGARTFYLQVRAGAQLISFVLEKQQSADLAEKIDEILDELRSLEGNPYSVPISTPIELVDNEPLEPAHEQFRIGIMSLGWDPTSAQIILEAYPVTIVDAEDEFSLEQDSGEADEVLRVRIPVGAARAFAKRTREVVGAGRPACPLCGFPMDPDGHVCTLPEV from the coding sequence ATGCCTACCCTCGTTCACGATTTTGACTGGCCGGATCGGTTTGTCGTCGGCACCATCGGCGTTCCTGGAGCGCGAACCTTCTATCTTCAAGTGCGTGCGGGGGCTCAGCTCATCAGCTTCGTCTTGGAAAAGCAGCAGTCGGCGGACTTGGCCGAGAAAATCGATGAGATTCTTGACGAACTCAGAAGCCTCGAAGGCAATCCCTACAGCGTGCCCATCAGCACGCCGATTGAGCTCGTGGACAACGAACCTCTTGAGCCTGCTCACGAGCAATTCCGCATTGGCATCATGAGCCTGGGGTGGGACCCTACGAGCGCCCAGATCATTCTCGAGGCATACCCGGTGACCATCGTTGATGCCGAGGATGAGTTCTCCCTGGAGCAAGACAGCGGTGAAGCCGACGAAGTGTTGCGTGTGCGAATTCCAGTGGGCGCCGCACGAGCGTTTGCCAAGCGCACTCGCGAAGTCGTGGGCGCCGGTCGTCCCGCCTGCCCCCTGTGCGGCTTTCCGATGGATCCGGACGGCCACGTGTGCACCCTCCCCGAGGTCTGA
- the rmuC gene encoding DNA recombination protein RmuC: MNDFTWLFVLCALLVGFLVGGAAVAVYSRRAYGPQLEDLRHGLFVEQQKVGDLQALNAGYDAEARLLRERCSEYELREEKASVRQEQDHSVLRALAPVAEQLQRVQLQVGQLERDRAAQFGQLSEQLARAATQDAELLKSTAQLTGALKSGQVRGTWGEVQLKRIVEAAGMLPHVDFREQVVTDQGQRPDMVVTLPGGKSIIVDSKVPLDAYLRAQDVDPLSSAEAAEQYSALLAQHSKALRAHVDTLASKSYWSALPGSPELVVCFLPAESFLSAAIQQDAGLLEHAFSKSVILASPASLLAVLKGLAVAWRQELLTENARELFEQTQTLYDRLGTMGTHINQLGRSLKSSVEKYNSFVGAMESRVLPSVRRIQDLDPGLGTPSSKSSEDRQAILKMSPLENAPRPLTATELIEERHLQDNASRSFAQRNSEGGLSETA, translated from the coding sequence ATGAACGATTTCACTTGGCTTTTTGTCCTCTGCGCGTTGCTGGTCGGCTTCCTCGTGGGCGGAGCGGCGGTAGCCGTCTATTCTCGGCGCGCGTACGGCCCGCAGCTGGAGGACTTGCGCCACGGATTGTTCGTGGAGCAGCAGAAAGTTGGGGATTTGCAGGCTCTCAACGCGGGGTACGACGCCGAAGCTCGCCTCCTGCGCGAACGCTGCAGTGAGTACGAATTGCGTGAGGAAAAAGCTAGCGTGCGTCAGGAGCAGGATCATTCAGTGCTGCGTGCGCTTGCGCCGGTTGCCGAGCAGCTGCAGCGCGTTCAGCTACAGGTTGGCCAGTTGGAACGCGACCGGGCCGCTCAGTTCGGTCAGTTGAGCGAGCAGTTGGCACGAGCAGCAACTCAAGACGCCGAATTGCTCAAGAGCACAGCTCAGCTCACGGGCGCATTGAAGTCCGGTCAGGTTCGTGGCACGTGGGGCGAAGTTCAGCTCAAGCGTATCGTAGAGGCCGCTGGCATGTTGCCTCATGTCGATTTCCGCGAACAGGTGGTCACGGATCAGGGACAGCGCCCTGACATGGTCGTCACATTGCCTGGCGGAAAGTCCATCATTGTGGATTCCAAGGTGCCGCTGGATGCGTATCTGCGAGCGCAGGATGTCGATCCTTTGAGCTCTGCAGAAGCTGCAGAGCAGTACTCGGCTCTGCTAGCTCAGCATTCAAAGGCTCTCCGCGCTCACGTCGATACTTTGGCGTCTAAGTCCTATTGGTCAGCCCTTCCGGGCAGCCCAGAGTTGGTCGTCTGCTTCTTGCCGGCAGAATCGTTCTTGTCCGCGGCCATTCAGCAGGACGCAGGCTTGCTAGAACACGCTTTCTCGAAGTCCGTCATCCTTGCTTCCCCCGCATCGCTCCTTGCCGTGTTGAAGGGCCTTGCCGTGGCCTGGCGTCAGGAACTGCTCACCGAAAATGCTCGCGAACTCTTCGAACAGACGCAAACGCTTTATGACCGTCTCGGCACCATGGGCACCCACATCAATCAGTTGGGCCGCTCGCTAAAGTCCAGCGTGGAAAAGTACAACTCGTTCGTCGGCGCCATGGAGTCTCGTGTACTGCCTTCAGTTCGCCGCATCCAGGATTTGGATCCAGGGCTGGGCACGCCGTCGTCCAAGTCATCCGAGGATCGTCAGGCCATCTTGAAGATGTCCCCGCTAGAGAATGCACCCCGTCCTCTGACTGCCACCGAGCTCATTGAAGAGCGACACCTTCAGGACAACGCTTCCCGCAGCTTCGCGCAACGAAACAGCGAAGGCGGCCTCTCAGAGACCGCCTAA
- a CDS encoding SCO1664 family protein: MSESDLLTAELTLTGRITTASNATFLGHIGEVKVVYKPIAGESPLWDFPGAILAHREVATYLVSQVFGGDVVPRTWLRDGPFGEGMVQLWQDEDAAQSAVDLVAADVVPETGWRQVLEGQDENGRMVALVHEDSAALRRMAVFDVIVNNADRKGAHILAMPTGHRYGVDHGLTFHRDHKLRTVLWGWLGEPLTTEEHHAVARVRDALSGELGQQLADLLTIEEIASLAARCERLRQEGQFPAPAGDMPAVPWPLF; encoded by the coding sequence ATGTCGGAGTCGGACCTGCTGACTGCGGAATTGACGCTCACTGGACGAATTACGACGGCGTCAAACGCCACGTTCCTCGGCCACATCGGCGAAGTGAAAGTGGTTTACAAACCGATCGCTGGCGAAAGTCCGCTGTGGGATTTTCCTGGCGCGATTCTGGCGCACCGCGAAGTGGCAACCTATCTGGTTTCTCAGGTATTCGGCGGCGATGTGGTGCCGCGGACGTGGCTGCGGGACGGCCCCTTCGGCGAAGGAATGGTGCAGCTTTGGCAGGACGAAGACGCCGCGCAGTCCGCCGTTGACCTTGTTGCCGCAGACGTTGTTCCGGAGACCGGCTGGCGGCAGGTCCTCGAAGGCCAAGATGAGAACGGCCGCATGGTGGCATTAGTCCACGAGGACTCCGCGGCGCTGCGCCGCATGGCGGTATTCGATGTCATCGTGAACAACGCCGACCGCAAAGGCGCCCACATTCTTGCTATGCCCACCGGCCACCGGTACGGGGTGGACCACGGCCTTACCTTCCACCGCGATCACAAATTGCGGACGGTGCTGTGGGGTTGGCTCGGCGAACCATTAACTACCGAGGAGCACCACGCCGTAGCTCGAGTCCGCGACGCACTGAGCGGTGAGCTGGGCCAACAGTTGGCGGACTTGCTGACAATTGAGGAAATTGCGTCCCTCGCCGCACGCTGCGAGCGCTTGCGTCAGGAAGGCCAGTTTCCGGCCCCTGCTGGGGACATGCCGGCCGTGCCTTGGCCACTGTTTTAG
- the ychF gene encoding redox-regulated ATPase YchF, which translates to MALTIGIVGLPNVGKSTLFNALTRAQVLAANYPFATIEPNVGVVPLPDARLKVLAGIFGSERILPATVSFVDIAGIVKGASEGEGLGNKFLANIREADAICQVTRAFEDSDVVHVDGKVDPESDIETIATELILADLQTIENQLPRLEKELRAKKIEASFIDNVKLAQSVLESGKTLYAGAAAAKLDLADIASLQLMTSKPFIYVFNMDEAGLANEELRAKLSAMVAPAEAIFLDAQFESELAELEEDEAAEMLADAGYDESGLEKLARVGYDTLGLQSYLTAGPKETRAWTIKKGWTAPQAAGVIHTDFQRGFIKAEVISFDDLVEVGSVANARSAGKARMEGKDYVMRDGDVVEFRFNV; encoded by the coding sequence GTGGCTTTAACTATTGGAATCGTGGGACTTCCCAACGTTGGTAAATCGACCCTCTTCAACGCGCTGACGCGCGCCCAAGTGCTCGCTGCGAACTACCCGTTCGCAACTATCGAGCCGAACGTTGGTGTAGTGCCACTGCCGGATGCCCGCTTGAAGGTGCTCGCCGGAATCTTCGGTTCTGAGCGCATCTTGCCCGCGACCGTGTCCTTCGTGGACATCGCCGGCATCGTCAAGGGCGCTTCCGAAGGCGAAGGCCTCGGCAACAAGTTCTTGGCCAACATCCGCGAAGCAGACGCCATCTGCCAGGTCACCCGCGCGTTCGAAGACAGCGACGTAGTGCACGTTGACGGCAAGGTTGACCCGGAATCTGACATCGAGACGATCGCAACCGAGCTGATCCTCGCGGACCTTCAGACCATCGAAAACCAGCTTCCACGTCTGGAAAAGGAACTTCGCGCAAAGAAGATCGAAGCCTCCTTCATTGACAACGTGAAGCTCGCGCAGTCCGTGCTGGAATCCGGCAAGACGTTGTACGCAGGCGCTGCCGCAGCAAAGCTGGACCTTGCGGACATCGCGTCCTTGCAGCTCATGACCTCCAAGCCATTCATCTACGTGTTCAACATGGATGAGGCTGGCCTGGCCAACGAGGAACTTCGTGCCAAGCTGTCCGCCATGGTGGCTCCTGCTGAAGCGATCTTCTTGGACGCCCAGTTCGAATCCGAGCTTGCCGAGCTTGAAGAAGACGAAGCCGCTGAGATGTTGGCGGATGCTGGCTACGACGAATCCGGCCTCGAGAAGCTGGCCCGCGTTGGCTACGACACCTTGGGCTTGCAGTCCTACCTGACTGCTGGACCGAAGGAAACCCGCGCCTGGACCATCAAGAAGGGCTGGACGGCCCCACAGGCTGCCGGCGTGATCCACACCGATTTCCAGCGCGGCTTCATCAAGGCTGAAGTAATTTCCTTCGACGACCTTGTGGAAGTTGGCTCTGTTGCCAACGCGCGTTCTGCCGGTAAAGCGCGCATGGAAGGCAAGGACTACGTTATGCGCGATGGAGACGTCGTGGAGTTCCGGTTTAATGTCTAG